A portion of the Scomber scombrus unplaced genomic scaffold, fScoSco1.1 SCAFFOLD_259, whole genome shotgun sequence genome contains these proteins:
- the LOC133976956 gene encoding poly(rC)-binding protein 4-like, whose translation MVNGSRHYGIYDSETTGAQVQVAGDLLPNSTEREVTISGSQDSIIQCVKLICTVILESPPKGATIPYRPSPTPGTVLLAGNQVFEASDFGSHPLFSVAQGGVDLQQVSTAAWGERVKGQRSLHHSLFINLLTCCIDPGCKRYKTM comes from the exons ATGGTTAACGGCAGCAGACATTATGGGATATACGACAGCGAG aCGACAGGTGCCCAGGTGCAGGTGGCAGGTGACCTCCTCCCGAActccacagagagagaagtgacGATATCAGGGAGCCAGGACTCCATCATCCAGTGTGTTAAGCTCATCTGCACTGTCATCCTCGAG TCTCCACCGAAGGGAGCGACTATTCCATACCGACCCAGCCCGACCCCGGGAACTGTGCTGCTGGCAGGAAACCAG GTGTTCGAGGCTTCAGACTTCGGCTCTCATCCCTTGTTCTCAGTGGCACAGGGAGGAGTGGACCTGCAGCAAGTGAGTACGGCCGCCTGGGGGGAAAGGGtcaagggtcaaaggtcacttcATCACTCTCTGTTTATTAATCTGCTGACATGTTGTATTGACCCAGGCtgtaaaagatataaaacaatgtaa